The following are encoded together in the Tepidiforma bonchosmolovskayae genome:
- a CDS encoding two-component system sensor histidine kinase NtrB: MAHYVHVGKSTASWQEAVVAGAPDGVVLVGGDGRILALNPAAEQIFGLTAGEARGRSVQELVPWRLRKQHAAVMAEFFATAVSPRGMQERAPVPAVRANGEEFMAEIALIPVEAGGERQVACIVRDVTDQLRMQAALARGERLESLRVLSAGLAHDLNNILAAVTGNAEVALQLSGEDSLLREALEDIREAGRRGAAMVQQMLRFARGGELTCEPVDLAAAARETLQMLRGTIGAGVTARAELPDSPVMVMADPVAVRQVLMNLIINAAEAMEGCGGTMVVRPALRAVTLEELTRCLKGICKGICIGCGALQPGTYALIEVSDTGRGMDAATRERIFEPFFSTKFQGRGLGLAAVLGVAEAHGGAVSVESEPGEGTTFRVLLPAAEQGAPAP; this comes from the coding sequence ATGGCGCACTATGTCCACGTTGGGAAGTCGACCGCCAGCTGGCAGGAAGCTGTTGTTGCCGGGGCGCCAGACGGCGTGGTGCTGGTCGGCGGGGACGGGCGGATCCTGGCGCTGAACCCGGCGGCGGAGCAGATCTTCGGGCTGACGGCCGGGGAGGCTCGCGGCCGGAGCGTGCAGGAGCTCGTGCCGTGGCGGCTGCGGAAGCAGCACGCGGCCGTCATGGCGGAGTTCTTCGCGACGGCGGTGAGCCCGCGGGGCATGCAGGAGCGGGCGCCGGTCCCGGCTGTGCGGGCGAACGGCGAGGAGTTCATGGCGGAAATTGCGCTCATCCCGGTCGAGGCCGGCGGGGAGCGGCAGGTCGCGTGCATTGTGCGGGACGTGACGGACCAGTTGCGGATGCAGGCTGCGCTGGCACGCGGCGAGCGGCTGGAAAGCCTGCGGGTGCTCTCGGCCGGGCTCGCGCACGATCTCAACAACATCCTTGCAGCGGTCACCGGCAACGCAGAGGTTGCACTCCAGCTTTCCGGGGAGGACTCGCTGCTGCGGGAGGCGCTGGAGGACATCCGGGAGGCGGGGCGGCGGGGCGCGGCGATGGTCCAGCAGATGCTGCGGTTTGCCCGCGGAGGCGAGCTGACCTGCGAGCCGGTCGACCTGGCGGCAGCGGCCCGGGAGACGCTCCAGATGCTGCGGGGGACTATCGGGGCCGGGGTGACCGCCCGTGCCGAGCTGCCGGACTCGCCGGTCATGGTGATGGCCGACCCGGTGGCCGTGCGGCAGGTGCTGATGAACCTGATCATCAACGCGGCGGAGGCGATGGAGGGGTGCGGCGGCACGATGGTGGTCCGGCCCGCGCTGCGTGCGGTGACGCTCGAGGAGCTCACCAGGTGCCTCAAGGGCATCTGCAAGGGCATCTGCATTGGGTGCGGCGCCCTGCAGCCGGGCACATACGCGCTGATTGAAGTGTCTGACACCGGGAGGGGGATGGACGCGGCGACCCGCGAGCGGATCTTCGAGCCGTTCTTCAGCACGAAGTTCCAGGGGCGGGGGCTCGGGCTGGCGGCGGTGCTGGGGGTGGCGGAGGCGCACGGCGGGGCGGTCTCCGTCGAGAGCGAGCCCGGAGAGGGCACGACCTTCCGGGTGCTGCTGCCGGCGGCGGAGCAGGGAGCGCCGGCGCCCTGA
- a CDS encoding globin-coupled sensor protein, with protein MSDRLTQRLHIDRADQALRLRWVGISERDAALVRRAAAILRPQAEEIVRRFYDHASAFPEWQRKVQEAGSTRARLEAAQLDYLLRLLDARFDEEYFEHRLRVGAAHARLHIEPRWNVGNYGVYGQLLFPVLAKKLKGQELAETIAALMKVFVLDASLAVETFISEGVLEKLVDIHDTLGQPLQNLGQNIAQVDVAARDIAGAVSEVARGAASQTSTMAALNAEIDALGDAFAGVARAAADQAAALDEAVRATDTVQQALERARAAAASATERGEASLAEAREGTGAVQQTIEAMAAIRDTVRQTAAEIEDLGRQGSQIGAIVQVIDDIAAQTNLLALNAAIEAARAGEQGRGFAVVAENVRSLAERTAVATKEIAALIGAVQGGTQRAVRAMETSMANVDEGAARAERAGAALERIVQGASVVNDEIRRISEAARSVDESVAIVVDILERVAGLARESAGRAAEMTAAAERVRHAVADASAVAQQSAAASQQVSASVEEIAAQVSEIARETQALAGSTAELASFILRFGTLAHNSRGETFTLRQPAAA; from the coding sequence ATGTCCGACCGCCTCACCCAACGCCTCCATATCGACCGCGCCGACCAGGCCCTCCGCCTCCGCTGGGTCGGCATCTCCGAACGCGACGCCGCGCTGGTCCGTCGCGCCGCCGCCATCCTCCGCCCGCAGGCCGAGGAGATCGTCCGCCGCTTCTACGACCACGCATCCGCCTTCCCCGAATGGCAGCGGAAGGTCCAGGAAGCCGGCTCCACCCGCGCCCGCCTCGAGGCCGCCCAGCTCGACTACCTGCTCCGCCTCCTCGACGCCCGCTTCGATGAGGAGTACTTCGAACACCGCCTCCGCGTCGGCGCCGCCCACGCCCGCCTGCACATCGAACCCCGCTGGAACGTCGGCAACTACGGCGTCTACGGCCAGCTCCTCTTCCCCGTGCTCGCAAAGAAGCTCAAGGGCCAGGAGCTCGCCGAGACCATCGCCGCGCTCATGAAGGTCTTCGTCCTCGACGCCTCGCTCGCCGTCGAAACGTTCATCAGCGAAGGCGTCCTCGAAAAGCTCGTCGATATCCACGACACCCTCGGTCAGCCCCTCCAGAACCTCGGGCAGAACATCGCCCAGGTCGATGTCGCCGCCCGCGATATCGCCGGCGCCGTCTCCGAAGTCGCCCGCGGCGCAGCCAGCCAGACCTCGACGATGGCCGCCCTCAATGCCGAAATCGATGCCCTCGGCGACGCCTTCGCTGGCGTCGCCCGCGCCGCCGCCGACCAGGCTGCCGCCCTCGACGAAGCCGTCCGCGCCACCGATACCGTCCAGCAGGCGCTCGAACGCGCCCGCGCCGCTGCAGCCTCGGCCACCGAGCGCGGCGAAGCCTCCCTCGCCGAAGCCCGCGAGGGCACGGGTGCCGTCCAGCAGACCATCGAGGCCATGGCTGCCATCCGCGACACCGTCCGCCAGACCGCCGCGGAAATCGAAGACCTCGGCCGCCAGGGCTCGCAAATCGGCGCCATCGTCCAGGTCATCGATGACATCGCCGCGCAGACCAACCTCCTCGCCCTCAACGCCGCCATCGAAGCCGCCCGCGCCGGTGAACAGGGCCGCGGCTTCGCCGTCGTCGCCGAAAACGTCCGCTCCCTCGCCGAGCGCACCGCCGTCGCGACCAAGGAGATCGCGGCGCTCATCGGCGCCGTCCAGGGCGGCACCCAGCGCGCCGTCCGCGCCATGGAGACCTCGATGGCCAACGTCGACGAGGGCGCAGCCCGCGCCGAGCGGGCCGGCGCTGCCCTGGAGCGCATCGTCCAGGGCGCCTCGGTCGTCAACGACGAAATCCGCCGCATCTCCGAGGCCGCCCGCTCCGTCGACGAGAGCGTCGCCATCGTCGTCGACATCCTCGAGCGCGTCGCCGGTCTCGCCCGCGAGTCTGCCGGCCGCGCCGCCGAAATGACCGCCGCCGCCGAGCGGGTCCGCCACGCCGTCGCCGATGCCTCCGCTGTCGCCCAGCAGTCCGCCGCCGCCAGCCAGCAGGTCTCCGCGAGCGTCGAAGAGATCGCCGCCCAGGTCTCCGAAATCGCCCGCGAAACCCAGGCGCTCGCCGGCAGCACCGCTGAACTCGCGAGCTTCATCCTCCGGTTCGGCACGCTCGCCCATAACTCCCGCGGCGAAACCTTCACCCTCCGCCAGCCCGCCGCGGCCTGA
- a CDS encoding metallophosphoesterase family protein has protein sequence MVRFLHSSDWQLGMTRHFLAGEAQATFGAARIEAIETIGRIARDEGAAFVVVAGDVFETNLVGADVVTRALDAMRDAGVPFYLLPGNHDPLAPGSVYESERFQKRKPGNVHVLGPQPVEAAPGTWLAGVPWRSKQAPGGGEVAAAAAALAAREGTRVLVLHGQVERGPEAAVTLERTWVEAALREHGIGYVALGDRHSTTDIGCGGRAWYSGTPEPTDYDELDPGKALVVDLDPGGCAVRAVQVGRWRFVERALEISSSEELRAAVAELDRLPERRRTVLRLRIRGTGGPELLGEVEQAIEELKESFAAIEPWERYSAFVVRADGEGIASLGLTGYAAAAAEELDALASGDGEEAAIGGEALVLLYRLARGSG, from the coding sequence GTGGTGCGGTTTCTCCACAGCTCGGACTGGCAGCTGGGGATGACCCGGCATTTCCTCGCGGGCGAGGCGCAGGCGACGTTCGGGGCGGCGCGGATCGAGGCGATTGAGACCATCGGGCGGATCGCGCGCGATGAGGGCGCGGCATTCGTCGTGGTGGCCGGGGACGTGTTCGAGACGAACCTCGTCGGGGCGGATGTCGTCACGCGGGCGCTCGACGCGATGCGGGATGCGGGGGTGCCGTTCTACCTGCTGCCGGGGAACCACGACCCGCTTGCGCCGGGGTCGGTGTACGAATCGGAGCGGTTCCAGAAGCGGAAGCCGGGCAACGTGCACGTGCTGGGGCCGCAGCCAGTTGAGGCAGCGCCCGGGACGTGGCTGGCGGGGGTGCCGTGGCGGAGCAAGCAGGCGCCCGGCGGCGGGGAGGTGGCCGCCGCGGCGGCAGCGCTGGCCGCGCGCGAGGGGACCCGGGTGCTGGTCCTGCACGGGCAGGTGGAGCGCGGGCCGGAGGCTGCGGTCACGCTGGAGCGGACGTGGGTCGAGGCGGCGCTTCGGGAGCACGGGATTGGGTACGTCGCCCTGGGGGACCGCCACTCGACGACGGATATCGGGTGCGGCGGCAGGGCATGGTACTCGGGGACGCCGGAACCGACGGATTATGACGAGCTGGACCCGGGGAAGGCGCTGGTGGTGGACCTCGACCCGGGCGGGTGCGCGGTGCGGGCGGTGCAGGTCGGGCGGTGGCGGTTCGTCGAGCGGGCGCTGGAGATTTCGAGCAGCGAGGAGCTGCGGGCGGCGGTGGCGGAGCTGGACCGGCTGCCGGAACGGAGACGGACGGTCCTGCGGCTGCGGATTCGCGGCACGGGCGGGCCGGAGCTGCTGGGGGAGGTGGAGCAGGCCATCGAGGAGCTGAAGGAATCGTTCGCGGCCATCGAGCCGTGGGAGCGGTACAGCGCGTTCGTGGTCCGTGCGGACGGCGAAGGCATCGCATCGCTGGGCCTGACCGGGTATGCGGCGGCAGCGGCGGAGGAGCTCGACGCGCTGGCGAGCGGGGACGGGGAGGAGGCGGCTATCGGGGGCGAGGCGCTGGTGCTGCTCTACCGGCTGGCGAGGGGGTCGGGATGA
- a CDS encoding AAA family ATPase yields MRYHRVTVRNFRGISEARVDFPEGRLLVIEGPNEAGKSSIVEAIGLLFEFPAESGAEQVRRVRPVGRDADPEVELEFSIGRAWCRYRKVFSRRGVTELEVSGGSEAVYSGREAHDRARRLLEEGVDEALFKSLRVLQGESLAAPGALSKSQQLLKALDAAAGPDPAGEGLFERAKQEFARYYTEKREQPTGEFATARKELEEAQQQVAQLEGEVRALEAQAERVRQLEPEIAALREAVEGLEARQRELEAALEARREAEHAEELARKELEAAEAQLRQLGEEVQRRAERGREVERLAQELEALEREFADRREELGVLEAEARAKREAANAAGKQFETASTRAKTLADDLNYAQELLQAAQMERRLQAIGEAEERREAARAFLARCRVTPELLKRVEEAEQQVQRTEAQLRAVVVQVEVEGPAGARVVVDGEERPLERGLLKVEVTEERRIDLPGGFAVVVRPSQSQGLLEGRLRERREELERLLADGGAATAEEARELERRRLAARQEVEQAERTIRQQLMDLPNREDLEGRLQRTRGRIAAYRAAHAGRTLPATIEEARRAKETGDAEMQEARAAAEAAERAAREAEEALRRADAAVREIVTRVERSRGLLEQLRSEAERAERERPTAQLDQELAAARGKAALAQRKLDEVRERLAAHGDPAPELKRVVSERDTAERRLREAEREVDEARGALKHAGEGPLQARLDEARNRLAAATERAERLERKAAAARLLFRTLEKHREAAQRMYGPLLAERMAELGRRVFGEDFAVELDAELAPKRRRLNGRWLEVEQLSIGAREQLAVLHRAACAAAAARDGVPFFLDDALGWSDEQRLEEMARVLAGLAQEVQVVVLTCQPGRFAAAQPAEVVRIAGGRTEGTVDPGRGSQPELPI; encoded by the coding sequence ATGAGGTACCACCGGGTGACGGTGCGGAACTTCCGGGGGATTTCGGAGGCGCGGGTCGACTTTCCCGAGGGGCGGCTGCTCGTCATCGAGGGGCCGAACGAGGCGGGGAAGAGCAGCATCGTCGAGGCGATCGGGCTGCTGTTCGAATTCCCGGCGGAGTCAGGCGCGGAGCAGGTGCGGCGGGTGCGGCCGGTGGGGCGGGACGCCGACCCTGAGGTGGAGCTGGAGTTCAGCATCGGCAGGGCATGGTGCCGCTACCGGAAGGTGTTCAGCCGGCGGGGCGTGACGGAGCTGGAGGTCTCAGGCGGCAGCGAGGCGGTCTACAGCGGGCGCGAGGCGCACGACCGGGCGCGCAGGCTGCTCGAGGAGGGGGTCGACGAGGCGCTGTTCAAGTCGCTGCGGGTGCTGCAGGGCGAGAGCCTCGCGGCGCCCGGCGCACTCTCGAAGAGCCAGCAGCTGCTCAAGGCGCTCGACGCCGCGGCGGGGCCCGACCCGGCGGGCGAGGGGCTGTTCGAGCGGGCGAAGCAGGAGTTTGCACGCTACTACACGGAGAAGCGGGAGCAGCCGACGGGCGAGTTCGCGACGGCACGGAAAGAGCTGGAAGAGGCACAGCAGCAGGTCGCGCAGCTGGAGGGCGAGGTCCGGGCGCTGGAGGCGCAGGCGGAGCGGGTTCGGCAGCTGGAGCCGGAGATTGCGGCCCTGCGTGAGGCGGTCGAGGGGCTGGAGGCGCGGCAGCGCGAACTGGAGGCAGCGCTGGAAGCGCGGCGGGAGGCCGAGCACGCAGAAGAACTCGCCCGGAAGGAGCTGGAGGCTGCGGAGGCGCAGTTGCGACAGCTCGGCGAGGAGGTACAGCGGCGGGCCGAACGGGGGCGGGAGGTGGAGCGGCTCGCGCAGGAGCTGGAGGCGCTGGAACGGGAGTTCGCGGACCGGCGGGAGGAGCTTGGGGTGCTGGAGGCCGAGGCGCGAGCGAAGCGGGAGGCAGCCAATGCGGCCGGGAAACAGTTCGAGACGGCGAGTACACGGGCGAAGACGCTGGCAGACGACTTGAATTACGCGCAGGAGCTGCTCCAGGCAGCGCAGATGGAGCGGCGGCTGCAGGCGATTGGCGAGGCGGAGGAGCGGCGAGAGGCGGCGCGGGCGTTTCTGGCCCGGTGCAGGGTAACGCCGGAGCTGCTCAAGCGGGTCGAGGAGGCGGAACAGCAGGTGCAGCGGACGGAGGCCCAGCTGCGGGCGGTCGTCGTACAGGTGGAGGTGGAGGGGCCCGCGGGGGCGCGGGTGGTGGTGGACGGCGAGGAGCGGCCGCTCGAGCGGGGGCTGCTGAAGGTCGAGGTGACCGAGGAGCGGCGGATCGACCTGCCCGGCGGGTTCGCGGTGGTGGTGCGGCCGTCGCAGAGCCAGGGGCTGCTGGAGGGGCGGCTGCGGGAGCGGCGGGAGGAGCTGGAGCGGCTGCTTGCCGACGGCGGCGCGGCGACGGCCGAGGAGGCGCGGGAGCTGGAGCGGCGGCGGCTGGCGGCGAGGCAGGAGGTGGAGCAGGCGGAGCGGACCATCCGCCAGCAGCTGATGGACCTCCCGAACCGCGAGGACCTGGAGGGGCGGCTGCAGCGGACGAGGGGACGCATCGCGGCGTACCGGGCGGCGCATGCGGGGCGGACGCTGCCGGCGACCATCGAGGAAGCCCGGCGCGCGAAGGAAACAGGCGACGCCGAGATGCAGGAGGCGCGGGCGGCCGCCGAGGCGGCGGAGCGGGCAGCGCGGGAGGCCGAGGAGGCGCTGCGCAGGGCGGATGCGGCAGTGCGGGAGATCGTAACGCGGGTTGAACGGAGCCGGGGTCTCCTGGAGCAGCTGCGGTCGGAGGCGGAACGGGCCGAGCGCGAACGGCCGACGGCACAGCTGGACCAGGAGCTGGCGGCGGCGCGCGGCAAGGCGGCGCTGGCTCAGCGCAAGCTTGACGAGGTACGCGAACGGCTGGCAGCGCATGGCGACCCCGCGCCAGAACTCAAACGGGTTGTTTCGGAACGCGACACGGCGGAGCGGCGGCTGCGGGAGGCGGAACGGGAGGTTGACGAGGCGCGCGGCGCGCTGAAGCACGCAGGCGAGGGCCCACTGCAGGCCCGGCTCGACGAGGCCCGGAACCGGCTCGCGGCGGCGACGGAGCGGGCGGAGCGGCTGGAGCGGAAGGCGGCGGCGGCGCGGCTGCTCTTCCGCACGCTCGAAAAGCACCGGGAGGCGGCGCAGCGGATGTACGGCCCGCTGCTGGCGGAGCGGATGGCCGAGCTCGGGCGGCGGGTCTTCGGCGAGGATTTTGCGGTCGAGCTGGACGCGGAGCTGGCTCCGAAGCGGCGGCGGCTGAACGGGAGGTGGCTCGAGGTGGAGCAGCTCAGCATTGGCGCGCGGGAGCAGCTGGCGGTGCTGCACCGGGCAGCGTGCGCGGCAGCCGCAGCCCGGGACGGGGTGCCGTTCTTCCTCGACGATGCGCTCGGGTGGAGCGACGAGCAGCGGCTTGAGGAGATGGCGAGGGTGCTGGCGGGGCTCGCGCAGGAGGTGCAGGTGGTGGTGCTGACCTGCCAGCCGGGGCGGTTCGCTGCGGCGCAGCCGGCGGAGGTCGTGCGGATTGCGGGCGGGCGCACCGAGGGTACCGTCGACCCCGGGCGGGGGAGTCAGCCGGAGCTGCCGATCTAG
- a CDS encoding metal ABC transporter substrate-binding protein — protein sequence MRRNITAALVACAAAAAAVLGAACGGDDAGGDGVRVVATTTQIGALVREVAGDRVQLTVLLAAGADAHDYEPSPQDSRTIRQADLVLKNGIGLDDWLDDVVKNSGTKARVVVATEGIEPIEGEAHDDHGHDHGEGDPHVWHDPENVKVMAKNIAEALADVDDVNAATYRANAEAYAKKLDDVDREIMALFAPIPPAQRKVVTNHESLNYFARRYQLEIIGAIIPGTAKEAQPSAQDLAKLTDLIRSEGVKAVLAEAEIDPKVAEQLAKDTGVRVVTGVYADSLGPAGSGADTIDGMLLHNARLIAEALK from the coding sequence ATGCGCAGGAACATTACCGCGGCGCTCGTCGCGTGTGCGGCGGCCGCTGCTGCCGTGTTGGGAGCCGCGTGCGGCGGCGATGATGCCGGCGGCGACGGGGTGCGGGTGGTGGCCACGACGACGCAGATCGGCGCGCTCGTCCGGGAGGTGGCCGGGGACCGGGTACAGCTGACGGTGCTCCTGGCGGCAGGAGCGGACGCGCACGATTACGAGCCGTCGCCGCAGGATTCGCGAACGATCAGGCAGGCGGACCTGGTGCTGAAGAACGGCATCGGCCTGGATGACTGGCTCGACGACGTGGTGAAGAACTCGGGGACGAAGGCCAGGGTCGTGGTCGCGACCGAGGGCATCGAGCCGATCGAGGGTGAGGCGCACGATGACCACGGGCACGACCACGGAGAGGGCGACCCGCACGTCTGGCACGACCCCGAGAACGTGAAGGTGATGGCGAAGAACATCGCTGAGGCGCTGGCGGATGTCGATGACGTCAACGCGGCGACCTACCGGGCGAATGCGGAGGCGTATGCGAAGAAGCTTGACGACGTGGACCGGGAGATCATGGCGCTGTTCGCCCCGATTCCGCCGGCGCAACGGAAAGTGGTGACCAACCACGAATCGCTGAACTACTTCGCGAGGCGGTACCAGCTTGAGATTATCGGGGCGATCATCCCGGGGACGGCGAAGGAGGCGCAGCCGTCGGCGCAGGACCTCGCGAAGCTCACGGACCTCATCCGGAGCGAGGGCGTGAAGGCAGTCCTCGCCGAGGCGGAGATTGACCCGAAGGTCGCTGAACAGCTGGCGAAGGACACCGGGGTACGGGTCGTGACCGGGGTGTATGCTGACTCGCTGGGGCCGGCAGGCAGCGGCGCCGACACGATTGACGGGATGCTGCTGCACAACGCCCGGCTGATTGCGGAGGCGCTGAAATAG